A genomic segment from Clupea harengus unplaced genomic scaffold, Ch_v2.0.2, whole genome shotgun sequence encodes:
- the slco5a1b gene encoding solute carrier organic anion transporter family member 5A1b, with amino-acid sequence MMEYVYVLLALLLYSRADAERKIGCLFANDLCEDYEICINDALFGQCQSPPATEVYTYDVTAAEVDRLRTLLQKLSYRGLTWEDETTQQVLWKELSKLNRIPRPETAKARPVAQSVPTGGQSLKPSEAELRRGMQKYLQQLGYLPKTKSDRIQGDAPPGYYPSWKTSSPSFPPDGTADGTVLLMAALQQYLSRSEPLQPDGGKPHGDGSPLPSRPRPVLSQGEGGFGRVQPPPEGGFGRVQSPPEGGAARAAMIDRPKMKSGVPRNPLSAVDGRPRVAVGGMSDLELLAALIAEALPEVEHSRALTEEEEAVLPEDYQEEVPTELPSPEEEEEEEEEVEPSAAPYNTQQPPAE; translated from the exons GGTGCCTGTTTGCCAATGACCTCTGTGAAGACTATGAAATCTGTATTAatg atgctttatTTGGGCAGTGCCAGTCGCCCCCGGCAACCGAAGTGTACACGTATGACGTCACAGCAGCAGAGGTGGATCGCTTACGGACACTACTACAGAAACTCTCTTACcgag gGTTGACTTGGGAGGATGAAACGACCCAGCAGGTTCTGTGGAAAGAACTCTCCAAACTGAACAGGATCCCCCGGCCTGAGACTGCTAAagccag GCCGGTGGCTCAGAGCGTTCCTACCGGAGGCCAATCGCTGAAGCCCTCAGAGGCGGAGCTTAGGAGAGGTATGCAGAAATACCTGCAACAGCTGGGCTACCTACCCAAgaccaag TCTGACCGTATCCAGGGCGATGCTCCCCCGGGTTACTACCCATCCTGGAAGACTTCCTCTCCCAGCTTCCCCCCTGATGGTACTGCGGATGGTACAGTCCTGCTGATGGCGGCCCTCCAGCAGTACCTGTCCCGGAGCGAACCACTTCAGCCAGACGGGGGGAAGCCACATGGAGACGGGAGCCCCCTGCCCTCCAGGCCCCGCCCCGTCCTGTCACAAGGGGAGGGGGGCTTTGGGAGAGTCCAACCACCTCCAGAGGGGGGCTTTGGGAGAGTCCAATCACCTCCAGAGGGGGGTGCAGCTCGAGCAGCGATGATAGACCGACCGAAGATGAAGAGTGGAGTTCCCAGAAATCCCCTCTCTGCTGTAGATG GGCGCCCCCGTGTGGCCGTGGGTGGTATGAGTGATCTGGAGCTGCTGGCCGCGCTGATCGCAGAGGCCCTTCCTGAGGtggagcacagcagagcactgacagaggaggag GAAGCAGTTCTCCCAGAGGACTACCAGGAGGAGGTGCCCACGGAGCTGCCTAgcccagaggaagaggaggaggaggaggaagaggtggagccCTCAGCAGCCCCCTACAACACCCAACAACCCCCAGCAGAag